A genome region from Arthrobacter agilis includes the following:
- a CDS encoding MBL fold metallo-hydrolase — MAASVEHLVTSGTFSLDGGTWDVENNVWIVGDDEECVIIDAPHDAAAIVEQVNGRTVRAILLTHAHDDHIRAVADLFDAVHAPIYLHDGDRELWDMVFPALSPDQSIGDGDTIEVAGVTLTALHTPGHSPGSVCYYLEEAGTVFTGDTLFQGGPGATGRSYSDFPTIIDSVRTRLLTLPPETIARPGHGDSTTIGDEAPHLEEWIRRGH, encoded by the coding sequence ATGGCCGCGAGCGTGGAGCACCTCGTCACCTCGGGCACGTTCTCGCTCGACGGCGGCACGTGGGACGTGGAGAACAACGTGTGGATCGTGGGCGACGACGAGGAATGCGTCATCATCGACGCACCGCACGACGCCGCCGCCATCGTGGAGCAGGTCAACGGGCGCACTGTCCGCGCCATCCTCCTCACCCACGCGCACGACGACCACATCCGGGCCGTCGCCGACCTCTTCGACGCCGTCCACGCGCCGATCTACCTGCACGACGGCGACCGCGAACTCTGGGACATGGTGTTCCCCGCCCTGAGCCCGGACCAGTCGATCGGCGACGGGGACACGATCGAAGTCGCCGGGGTGACCCTCACGGCGCTGCACACGCCCGGCCATTCGCCCGGGTCGGTCTGCTACTACCTGGAGGAAGCCGGCACCGTCTTCACCGGTGACACGCTGTTCCAGGGCGGACCGGGCGCCACGGGGCGTTCCTACAGCGACTTCCCGACCATCATCGACTCCGTCCGGACACGGCTCCTGACCCTGCCGCCGGAGACCATCGCCCGCCCCGGACACGGGGACAGCACGACCATCGGCGACGAGGCTCCGCACCTCGAGGAATGGATCCGCCGCGGGCACTGA
- a CDS encoding S-(hydroxymethyl)mycothiol dehydrogenase encodes MVHRVQGVVVRAKDAPAAIETILVPDPGPGEALVDILTCGVCHTDLHYKQGGINDEFPFLLGHEATGVVSAVGDDVTTVAPGDRVILNWRAVCGECRACRRGEPQYCFNTHNATQKMTLEDGTVLSPALGIGAFAEKTLVAAGQCTKVDPAADAAAVGLLGCGVMAGIGAAINTGNVSRGDSVAVIGCGGVGIAAVAGAKLAGATTIIAVDIDDRKLELARGLGATHVLNSKDEDPVEAIRALTDGNGADVVIDAVGRPETYRQAFYARDLAGTVVLVGVPTPDMTIELPLLDVFGRGGSLKSSWYGDCLPSRDFPMLVSHYLQGNLDLDAFVTERIRLDQVEEAFDKMHGGAVLRSVVEL; translated from the coding sequence ATGGTGCACAGAGTTCAAGGCGTCGTGGTGCGGGCGAAGGATGCCCCCGCCGCCATCGAGACCATCCTGGTGCCGGATCCGGGGCCCGGCGAGGCGCTCGTCGACATCCTCACCTGCGGCGTCTGCCACACCGACCTGCACTACAAGCAGGGCGGCATCAATGACGAGTTCCCGTTCCTGCTGGGGCACGAGGCCACCGGCGTGGTCAGCGCGGTGGGCGACGACGTCACCACCGTGGCTCCCGGCGACCGGGTGATCCTCAACTGGCGCGCCGTCTGCGGCGAGTGCCGCGCCTGCCGCCGGGGTGAACCCCAGTACTGCTTCAACACGCACAATGCCACGCAGAAGATGACCCTCGAGGACGGCACCGTCCTGTCCCCCGCGCTCGGCATCGGTGCCTTCGCGGAGAAGACCCTCGTGGCCGCAGGCCAGTGCACCAAGGTGGACCCGGCCGCGGACGCCGCCGCCGTGGGCCTCCTCGGTTGCGGCGTCATGGCCGGTATCGGCGCGGCGATCAACACGGGCAACGTCTCCCGCGGCGACTCCGTCGCGGTGATCGGGTGCGGTGGCGTGGGGATCGCGGCCGTCGCCGGAGCGAAGCTCGCAGGAGCCACCACGATCATCGCCGTCGACATCGACGACCGGAAACTCGAGCTCGCCAGGGGCCTCGGCGCCACGCACGTCCTCAACTCGAAGGACGAGGACCCGGTGGAGGCCATCCGCGCGCTGACCGACGGCAACGGGGCCGACGTGGTGATCGACGCCGTGGGCCGCCCCGAGACGTACAGGCAGGCGTTCTACGCGCGTGACCTCGCCGGGACCGTGGTGCTGGTCGGCGTGCCCACGCCGGACATGACCATCGAACTGCCGCTGCTCGACGTCTTCGGGCGCGGCGGGTCGCTGAAGTCCTCCTGGTACGGCGACTGCCTGCCCAGCCGCGACTTCCCCATGCTCGTCAGCCACTACCTGCAGGGCAATCTCGACCTGGACGCCTTCGTGACCGAGCGGATCCGCCTCGATCAGGTCGAGGAGGCCTTCGACAAGATGCACGGCGGCGCGGTCCTCCGCTCGGTGGTGGAACTCTGA
- a CDS encoding mycoredoxin → MDYTPEAGSITMFSTSWCGYCRRLKSQLDAQGIGYTEVNIEEVEGTAELVASLNGGNQTVPTVIFPDGTTATNPSVADVRTRLAA, encoded by the coding sequence GTGGACTACACGCCAGAAGCCGGATCCATCACCATGTTCTCCACCTCGTGGTGCGGATACTGCCGTCGCCTGAAGTCGCAGCTCGACGCGCAGGGCATCGGCTACACCGAGGTCAACATCGAGGAGGTCGAGGGGACCGCGGAGCTCGTGGCGTCGCTCAACGGCGGCAACCAGACGGTTCCCACCGTGATCTTCCCGGACGGCACCACCGCGACGAACCCCTCCGTGGCGGACGTCAGGACCAGGCTCGCCGCCTAG
- a CDS encoding chorismate mutase, translating to MAEADEEQNAKQLAAVRVAIDEVDEQIVALISRRERLVRRAGSLKRDDASVRAPARVERVITNVREYASKQGVDPTVVEQTYRAMISAFIEFELRVRREP from the coding sequence ATGGCTGAAGCAGACGAAGAGCAGAACGCGAAGCAGTTGGCGGCGGTCCGGGTGGCCATCGACGAGGTGGACGAGCAGATCGTCGCCCTGATCTCCCGCCGGGAACGGCTCGTCCGTCGGGCGGGTTCGCTCAAGCGCGACGACGCCTCGGTGCGCGCCCCGGCACGGGTGGAGCGGGTCATCACCAATGTGCGCGAGTACGCGTCGAAGCAGGGTGTGGATCCCACCGTCGTCGAGCAGACCTACCGGGCGATGATCTCGGCGTTCATCGAGTTCGAGCTGCGGGTGCGGCGGGAGCCCTGA